The genome window TTGGGAACCTAGAGCTTGCCTGGGATATGCTGGATTTAGCaaagatcatttttaaaaggtaaaaaaactCTTGGTGTTTCTAGGATCTGGTTGGGAGCTTGGTGGCTGAAAACAGGTTAGGGTTGGACAAATGCTGTTAAGGTTTCTGATCATCTTTTAGGCAAGAAACAAAAGAAGCTCAGCTTTATGCTGCACAAGCACATCTTAAACTTGGAGAAGTCAGCGTTGAATCTGGTAACATTTTCCGTTTTACTCTCTAGTGTGCTCCTtgcctcccttcttcctctgagTTCTTAAAATCCAGCTTGATTGATCCTAAGTTGTGGATAACTTGGTTTTAAAAGGATAGTAGATTTGGGTTTCCTATAGTCCTCAGAACAGTGAATAGTAATAATAGTGTCTTCTAAGTAATACACAGCTTAAAGTCTTTCAGCAGGTTTTCCCCCCCCAttaatttgacattttttataGATAGTCCAGGGTCTTGGAGATGTTGCAAAGAAAAGTTAAATGTAAAATGGGGAGCATTCCTCTGGAATGGTCTGAAATATAGAAGTATCATATGTCCATTTGCTTGCTGTTCTTCTCTTCATTAGAAAATTATGTCCAAGCTGTGGAAGAGTTCCAAGCTTGCCTTAATCTGCAAGAGCAGTACCTGGAAGCCCATGACCGTCTCCTTGCAGAGACCCATTACCAGCTAGGCTTGGCCTATGGATATAACTCTCAGTATGATGAGGCAGTGGTACAGTTCAGCAAATCCATTGAAGTCATCGAGAAGAGAATGGGTGAGTGAGCGTAAGCTATTTTTATGGATGATCTTGATGGATCAAGAAACTGACAAGGTAAAAAAATGGGTCTTTTTGTGGTAACTCTTAACTGATCACTTCAGCGTGTTTTTTGTAGCTGTACTAAATGAGCAGAGGAAGGAGGCCGAAGGATCACCTACTGAATATGAGAAAGAAATTGAGGAGCTAAAGGAGCTGCTACCTGAAATCAGAGAGAAGATAGAAGATGCAAAGGAGTCCCAGCATAGTGGGAATGTGGCTGAATTGGCTCTGAAGGCAACTCTGGTTGGTGTGGCTTCCTTTTAAAGTCTTCATAACAGCATGCTTGATAACGTTGACGTCATCATGGTGTTTATGTTCTGTTTGCTAGGAATCTTAGTCATGACTTGGTTTCCAGGGAGTTGGTGAAAACTTACCTAATTATTCCTAACTAGTATAATGTTTAAGAGAATATGCTCTGGAGCTGGACTGGGTTTGAATTTTGTTCCCTGCTGCTTACATTGTGGATGACCATGGGCTTGTTACCTTTGCTGTGGtggcttatctgtaaaatgaagataatagtaCCTGTGTGTTACAATGCTTCTGATGGTACAAGACAAATAGTATTTGCCTAACAAACATAggctattatttccttcttttgaggATTTCTCTGTATAGACTAGTAAAGCTTTGAAGACCTTTAACCCCAGATTGTCTGACTCTGGTTTTGGCTGCTGGGATGTCAGGGAGCTTTGTACCCTACAGGTGATGGTAGGATATGGAGGATTTAGTTTAAAGTCTACTCTGCCCCAGGTTGGAGTGGCAGGTGCAGGTGGATGGGATAGATGCGGTTGCTATTTGGAAGCCACTAGTATTTGAGATCTCATTTAGCTGATGGTGGGTACCTGGTGTAGGAACGTGTGTAGAGCCTGGTAGGTTCTATCCTGGGACCTACTTGGCTTTGTCTGACGCAGGTGGAGAGCTCGACTTCAGGTTTCTCTCCTAGTGGAGGAGGGTCTTCAGTCTCTATGGTGGGTACTCAAGTGACTTATCCCTTAACAGCCCTCAGTGTCTGTCTCATGTGTACCTAAGCTTTGTACATTGCTAACAAAGGCTTCCTTTTTGCCAGGTTGCCGGTAGAAAGCCAACAGATGGAGCTTCCTCATCAAATTGTGTGACTGATATTTCCCATCTTGTCAGAAAGAAGGTAAATCTACACATGGTCATTTCCATCTTCaccatttgcattttttctttgctCCAAATGACACATGAGGGATGCCTTTCCTGTAAACACTCTGGATATTTGCTGTGTAGTAAGATACTCATTTTGCAAAGATGAGGATTTGTGAGTAAAGATAGTTTTCTCTTGAAAACCTCTTGTAGTAAAACTCTCTTGGCCTCTTTTAGCCCAAGGACTGTCAGGAAAGCTGCTTAGATTGGTTAGATCAGCCCATCTTAAGAAGCTGGTCTATTTTCTCTTGACAGTAGTCATTCAGCAGCAAATCTGCTGGTATTTAAACTCCTGTGAGTCTGCCTTCTCCCTAAGTTGCAgtattctcccccaccccccgcttCTGTGGTAAAGTCTTACTCCTGGTTTGTTTCCTGACTCAGATTCAGACTTGGGGTTGGTTCTTATTCACATCTCATGCTCACCTCATCCTTCCACCAGAGAGGCTCAATTGTTGGGTTGGGGCAGACCAGTTTAATCAGTGGACCACAAGCTGGCAGCCGCTTCCTGTGCTAAGGGAGTTTCCAGAGCTCTGACTGTAGGGTTTAGTATCTTTGCATTATGGTAGGGAGGGTTATGGTGTTTTTCAGTTGTCCTTTTATAAAAACATTATCACATCTGTgaattcttcacaattttatctTTAGAGGAAACCAGAGGAAGAGAGTCCCCGGAAAGATGATGCAAAGAAATCCAAACCAGAGCCGGAGGTGAACGGGGGCAGTGGGGACACTGCCTCCAGTGGGAAGGAAGTCTCAGAAAacatggaggaggaggtgggcagtTAAGCAGGGCTTGGACTCTTGCCTTACTTTTCTCTGTTTCCAGGGCCTGGGGAAACCAGTCCTTCCAGAGCGCGTGTTGCCCACTTTGAGCCTGTTTGGATTGCTTGAGTGCAACCCTTGTGAAAACAATGTGCAGGCAACAGTTTGGTTATGAAATACAGGATGTCTCATTGACAGAGGGAACCTGGATACACACCATAGGTCCTCTGCTGATGAATGTATATGAGAAGGCACTTGATTGGCAAGACCATTGGTCCCTTCTGCTTGCtttttacatatatgaacattGGCTCTGTCAGCCCTATTATGACAGAATTTAGGAAAGGGCCTTATACTCTATGGATATTGCCTCGTTAGTATATGGGGCAAAGCAGAATTTAGGAGACATGTTCACTTTCTCTGAGACCTGCTTAGGTGTGTAAGGTAGAATGGCTCACAATGGGGTCACTTAATGCCCAGGCGCCCTGTTTATCTTCCAGGCTGGGAATCAGGCTGAGAGCCGGGCAGCAGTGGAGGCCGGAGCTCCAGTTGAAAGCACTGCGTGTTAAGAGAGGGAGCAGAGCCTTCTTCTCAAGGGAAAGTGTTTttgtatataatgtattttttcacttttggGGGATTCTTTTTGTATAACTTCAATAAAGATTGTAAGCAAAGGTTGAGGCTTTGAtgacttttttccttaaatttttgctGAATATGTGCCATGCAGCACTCTGGATTTTATATATTGTGGCCAAAGGtactttttctttccccttctgtACTGATCTCTGTGTTGGAAGTTCTAATCCAAATTCCTGTCAGTGTATCTGCAGGCCCTCTGTAgtctatattttttctgttttaaatacttGACTGAACCCAGCTGTCTTGCGAACTTTCAGTGGTGCTGTCCCTGGACGGGGTCTACAAAAACAAGGCTTGGTGAAGATTTTGCTCTTTGGTGCTCATACTGCGTGATGGACTTTGTGAGCTGCTATCAGCCTCTAAGCCAGCCCTTGCACACCAGTGGTACTTCTTTTATCCACCTAGTCTTAACTGGGGCCATAATCCTGTCTAGGGGAAAGAACTCTAAAGAAAACTTAGTGGGGCCAGGGGAAATCCTTGAGGAAAACTGGTATGCTAATTGTAGAGAATTGAGCTTTCTGGCTTGAAAGTGGCTAATGGACTGATTGATGATGATGGCCAACATTTTGGATGTTGGAAATTTCTGTGGGGAGACTGGCTTACATTTGTTTTCTGTACAGAAAGGTTGAAATATATCAACATTTGAATTGTTATGCTGTCTGCAGTTTTGACTTAAATAAAGATGCTAAAAAACTCCTGGTTTGGACTTGTGTTTAAGATCTTACAGTAAGATTCTAGACTGCCTGGAGCATTTCAGGTGTGGAATATGGGGTTGAAAGGTGGAAACTGGCCCCTGAATTCCAGCTGCCTAGTCCAGTGGTGCTGGTGCTCAGGACACTGGTCTATCTTGTTGGGCCCTGACGGATTGATGTCCAGGGTGCAGGGCTAGTGTGAGGCCCTGACTGAGCTGCCTTTGACTTGACCATTAGTTTACAACTTGCTGTGCACCAGGTATTACTAGGTACTATTTGGACCCAAATTCCAAACTACTTCCCTACACTACTTAAGGAAATTTAATACACCCACTGTTACTTTGCTGCATAGTATAGGACAGACAGGAGGTTAGAACCTGCTGTTTGAACATCAAgtatcagaggaagaagagtTATGCTGACCTGACCCCCAAGTCAGCTGTATTTTTCAGAGTTTATATTCTCTAAATACGAGAGGATGGCTGGAGCTTCCTTGGGCTGGTAAGTTGTGGCTAGGTAGAATTTTTGGCTTTGTATTTCCTGAAAATCCCTTGTATTGGGCGTTTCAGAAGTC of Manis javanica isolate MJ-LG chromosome 4, MJ_LKY, whole genome shotgun sequence contains these proteins:
- the NASP gene encoding nuclear autoantigenic sperm protein isoform X4; the encoded protein is MAAESRATAAIAAELVSAKMEEDAPAPSTSADKAESLDVDSEAKKLLGLGQKHLVMGDIPAAVNAFQEAASLLGKKYGETANECGEAFFFYGKSLLELARMENGVLGNALEGVHVEEEEGEKTEDESLVENNDNIDETEGSEEEDKENDKAEETPNDSVLENKSLQENEEEEIGNLELAWDMLDLAKIIFKRQETKEAQLYAAQAHLKLGEVSVESENYVQAVEEFQACLNLQEQYLEAHDRLLAETHYQLGLAYGYNSQYDEAVVQFSKSIEVIEKRMAVLNEQRKEAEGSPTEYEKEIEELKELLPEIREKIEDAKESQHSGNVAELALKATLVESSTSGFSPSGGGSSVSMVAGRKPTDGASSSNCVTDISHLVRKKRKPEEESPRKDDAKKSKPEPEVNGGSGDTASSGKEVSENMEEEAGNQAESRAAVEAGAPVESTAC